The following coding sequences lie in one Peromyscus maniculatus bairdii isolate BWxNUB_F1_BW_parent chromosome 3, HU_Pman_BW_mat_3.1, whole genome shotgun sequence genomic window:
- the LOC102906090 gene encoding trypsin-4-like isoform X4 — protein MLIKLSSPVTLNARVATVALPTYCAPAGTQCLISGWGDTLSFGVNHPDLLQCLDAPLLPQIDCETSYPGRITNNMVCAGFLEGGKDSCQGDSGGPVVCNGELQGIVSWGYGCALKDNPGVYTRVCNYVDWIANTIADN, from the exons ATGCTGATCAAGCTCTCTTCCCCTGTGACCCTCAATGCCCGAGTGGCCACTGTAGCTCTGCCCACCTACTGTGCACCTGCTGGCACTCAGTGCCTCATCTCTGGCTGGGGTGATACCTTGAGCTTTGGTG TGAACCACCCAGACCTactccagtgcctggatgcccCACTACTGCCTCAGATTGACTGTGAAACCTCCTACCCTGGAAGGATCACCAATAACATGGTCTGCGCTGGCTTCCTTGAGGGAGGCAAAGATTCCTGCCAG GGTGACTCTGGTGGCCCTGTGGTCTGCAATGGAGAGCTCCAGGGCATTGTGTCCTGGGGCTATGGCTGTGCCCTGAAGGACAACCCTGGTGTGTACACCAGGGTCTGCAACTATGTGGACTGGATTGCAAACACCATTGCTGATAACTAA
- the LOC102906090 gene encoding trypsin-4-like isoform X3, producing MSELWDFLIFLFLLVAFPFDDKIVGGYTCQKDSVPYQVSLNSGYHFCGGSLTNDQWVVSAAHCYKNRIQVRLGEHNINILEGNEHFVTVSKIIKHPDFDVKTLENDIMLIKLSSPVTLNARVATVALPTYCAPAGTQCLISGWGDTLSFGVNHPDLLQCLDAPLLPQIDCETSYPGRITNNMVCAGFLEGGKDSCQGDSGGPVVCNGELQGIVSWGYGCALKDNPGVYTRVCNYVDWIANTIADN from the exons ATGTCTGAGCTTTGggattttctgatttttctgttccttttag TTGCTTTCCCTTTTGATGATAAGATCGTTGGAGGATACACCTGCCAGAAGGATTCTGTCCCCTACCAGGTGTCCCTGAACTCTGGCTACCACTTCTGCGGAGGCTCCCTCACCAATGATCAATGGGTGGTGTCTGCAGCTCACTGCTACAAGAA CCGCATCCAAGTGAGGTTGGGAGAGCACAACATCAACATCCTTGAGGGCAATGAGCACTTTGTCACTGTTTCCAAGATCATCAAGCACCCCGACTTTGATGTGAAAACCCTGGAAAATGACATCATGCTGATCAAGCTCTCTTCCCCTGTGACCCTCAATGCCCGAGTGGCCACTGTAGCTCTGCCCACCTACTGTGCACCTGCTGGCACTCAGTGCCTCATCTCTGGCTGGGGTGATACCTTGAGCTTTGGTG TGAACCACCCAGACCTactccagtgcctggatgcccCACTACTGCCTCAGATTGACTGTGAAACCTCCTACCCTGGAAGGATCACCAATAACATGGTCTGCGCTGGCTTCCTTGAGGGAGGCAAAGATTCCTGCCAG GGTGACTCTGGTGGCCCTGTGGTCTGCAATGGAGAGCTCCAGGGCATTGTGTCCTGGGGCTATGGCTGTGCCCTGAAGGACAACCCTGGTGTGTACACCAGGGTCTGCAACTATGTGGACTGGATTGCAAACACCATTGCTGATAACTAA
- the LOC102906090 gene encoding trypsin-4-like isoform X1: MMTVYHDLDGYCNVTCFFLTTQDYFDHSVAFPFDDKIVGGYTCQKDSVPYQVSLNSGYHFCGGSLTNDQWVVSAAHCYKNRIQVRLGEHNINILEGNEHFVTVSKIIKHPDFDVKTLENDIMLIKLSSPVTLNARVATVALPTYCAPAGTQCLISGWGDTLSFGVNHPDLLQCLDAPLLPQIDCETSYPGRITNNMVCAGFLEGGKDSCQGDSGGPVVCNGELQGIVSWGYGCALKDNPGVYTRVCNYVDWIANTIADN; encoded by the exons ATGATGACTGTGTATCACGACTTGGATGGGTACTGTAATGTTACCTGCTTTTTTCTTACTACTCAGGATTACTTTGACCATTCAG TTGCTTTCCCTTTTGATGATAAGATCGTTGGAGGATACACCTGCCAGAAGGATTCTGTCCCCTACCAGGTGTCCCTGAACTCTGGCTACCACTTCTGCGGAGGCTCCCTCACCAATGATCAATGGGTGGTGTCTGCAGCTCACTGCTACAAGAA CCGCATCCAAGTGAGGTTGGGAGAGCACAACATCAACATCCTTGAGGGCAATGAGCACTTTGTCACTGTTTCCAAGATCATCAAGCACCCCGACTTTGATGTGAAAACCCTGGAAAATGACATCATGCTGATCAAGCTCTCTTCCCCTGTGACCCTCAATGCCCGAGTGGCCACTGTAGCTCTGCCCACCTACTGTGCACCTGCTGGCACTCAGTGCCTCATCTCTGGCTGGGGTGATACCTTGAGCTTTGGTG TGAACCACCCAGACCTactccagtgcctggatgcccCACTACTGCCTCAGATTGACTGTGAAACCTCCTACCCTGGAAGGATCACCAATAACATGGTCTGCGCTGGCTTCCTTGAGGGAGGCAAAGATTCCTGCCAG GGTGACTCTGGTGGCCCTGTGGTCTGCAATGGAGAGCTCCAGGGCATTGTGTCCTGGGGCTATGGCTGTGCCCTGAAGGACAACCCTGGTGTGTACACCAGGGTCTGCAACTATGTGGACTGGATTGCAAACACCATTGCTGATAACTAA
- the LOC102910940 gene encoding trypsin-5-like gives MNALLVLALVGAAVAFPVDDDDKIVGGYTCRENSVPYQVSLNSGYHFCGGSLINDQWVVSAAHCYKSRIQVRLGEHNINVLEGNEQFVTAAKSIRHPKFNSKTLDNDIMLIKLASPVTLNARVATVALPTSCAPAGTQCLISGWGNTLSLGVNNPDLLQCLDAPLLTQAACEASYPGKITNNMVCAGFLEGGKDSCQGDSGGPVVCNGQLQGIVSWGYGCAQKNLPGVYTKVCNYVDWIQDTIAAN, from the exons ATGAATGCTCTCCTGGTCCTCGCCCTTGTGGGAGCTGCTG TTGCTTTTCctgttgatgatgatgacaagATCGTAGGAGGATACACTTGCAGGGAGAATTCTGTGCCCTACCAGGTGTCTCTGAACTCTGGGTACCACTTTTGTGGAGGTTCCCTCATCAATGACCAATGGGTGGTATCTGCAGCTCATTGCTACAAGAG CCGAATCCAAGTGAGACTGGGAGAGCACAACATCAATGTCCTCGAGGGCAATGAGCAGTTTGTCACTGCTGCCAAAAGCATTAGGCACCCCAAGTTCAATTCGAAGACCCTGGACAATGATATCATGCTCATCAAGCTAGCTTCCCCTGTGACCCTCAATGCCAGAGTGGCCACTGTAGCTCTGCCCACCTCCTGTGCACCTGCTGGCACTCAGTGCCTCATCTCTGGCTGGGGCAATACCCTTAGCTTAGGTG TGAATAACCCAGACCTgctccagtgcctggatgcccCACTGCTGACTCAGGCTGCCTGTGAAGCCTCCTACCCTGGGAAAATCACCAACAACATGGTCTGTGCTGGCTTCCTTGAGGGAGGCAAGGATTCCTGCCAG GGTGACTCTGGTGGCCCTGTGGTCTGCAATGGACAACTTCAGGGCATCGTCTCCTGGGGCTATGGCTGTGCCCAGAAGAACCTCCCTGGTGTGTACACCAAGGTCTGCAACTATGTGGACTGGATTCAGGACACTATTGCTGCCAACTAG
- the LOC102906090 gene encoding trypsin-4-like isoform X2, translated as MGTVMLPAFFLLLRITLTIQVVAFPFDDKIVGGYTCQKDSVPYQVSLNSGYHFCGGSLTNDQWVVSAAHCYKNRIQVRLGEHNINILEGNEHFVTVSKIIKHPDFDVKTLENDIMLIKLSSPVTLNARVATVALPTYCAPAGTQCLISGWGDTLSFGVNHPDLLQCLDAPLLPQIDCETSYPGRITNNMVCAGFLEGGKDSCQGDSGGPVVCNGELQGIVSWGYGCALKDNPGVYTRVCNYVDWIANTIADN; from the exons ATGGGTACTGTAATGTTACCTGCTTTTTTCTTACTACTCAGGATTACTTTGACCATTCAGGTTG TTGCTTTCCCTTTTGATGATAAGATCGTTGGAGGATACACCTGCCAGAAGGATTCTGTCCCCTACCAGGTGTCCCTGAACTCTGGCTACCACTTCTGCGGAGGCTCCCTCACCAATGATCAATGGGTGGTGTCTGCAGCTCACTGCTACAAGAA CCGCATCCAAGTGAGGTTGGGAGAGCACAACATCAACATCCTTGAGGGCAATGAGCACTTTGTCACTGTTTCCAAGATCATCAAGCACCCCGACTTTGATGTGAAAACCCTGGAAAATGACATCATGCTGATCAAGCTCTCTTCCCCTGTGACCCTCAATGCCCGAGTGGCCACTGTAGCTCTGCCCACCTACTGTGCACCTGCTGGCACTCAGTGCCTCATCTCTGGCTGGGGTGATACCTTGAGCTTTGGTG TGAACCACCCAGACCTactccagtgcctggatgcccCACTACTGCCTCAGATTGACTGTGAAACCTCCTACCCTGGAAGGATCACCAATAACATGGTCTGCGCTGGCTTCCTTGAGGGAGGCAAAGATTCCTGCCAG GGTGACTCTGGTGGCCCTGTGGTCTGCAATGGAGAGCTCCAGGGCATTGTGTCCTGGGGCTATGGCTGTGCCCTGAAGGACAACCCTGGTGTGTACACCAGGGTCTGCAACTATGTGGACTGGATTGCAAACACCATTGCTGATAACTAA